One part of the Pandoraea faecigallinarum genome encodes these proteins:
- a CDS encoding MFS transporter — MSTWGLAFAHKTRQRVLMAVIAAATGIEMLENGMFVFASSHIAGGVGAAPEEYAFVSTLYAVAGILVILKQRWLASRLGYRTFLTGALTLMAFGAWLCGMAHNPTQLAVARFVLGLGAGSLFTASRILINLCFAPEQRLRALLFFTYGFFGGQISAPLLASYLVDHFLWSSVFLVVVPIALAGAFASWLFIPDFRERLRDEGEFEMRGIVFFAAGVLFVEVMMQRSRFDFFSNPLHLLELCLVGAVCAIGYMWHQYSHHKPLIDFRVLVRNPVYVLGLGGYAVYYFFSYSTSYLFPIYMQQGLNWSVEHTGYLQAVASVTSLVVAVLYTLARPKFVQLKPFVLLGYLCLLGYAFLLSQSYQGVSSAWLILPMVLSGLGGVFAMIPIAELTFRGMDEYVFQHGYQTKNIVRQLVSSMSVSMMAVLMQDRQAVFMHQLTPAMTPLNPAYNAAVSQAQQTFAASVDPATAAHMASAWVGSLASQQALVLSCVNVFFGFACLAAFCALFMAVQRRLG, encoded by the coding sequence ATGAGCACCTGGGGATTGGCGTTTGCGCACAAAACACGGCAACGTGTGCTGATGGCCGTGATCGCGGCTGCGACGGGCATCGAAATGCTGGAGAACGGCATGTTCGTGTTCGCGTCGTCGCACATCGCGGGCGGTGTCGGCGCGGCGCCCGAAGAGTACGCCTTCGTCTCCACTCTCTACGCGGTTGCGGGCATTCTCGTCATTCTCAAGCAACGGTGGCTCGCGTCGCGTCTCGGCTATCGTACATTCCTCACCGGTGCGCTCACGCTCATGGCCTTCGGCGCATGGCTGTGCGGCATGGCCCACAACCCCACGCAACTCGCCGTCGCGCGTTTCGTCCTCGGGCTCGGTGCCGGCTCGCTGTTCACGGCAAGCCGCATCCTTATCAATCTGTGCTTCGCGCCAGAGCAGCGCCTGCGCGCATTGCTCTTCTTCACGTACGGCTTCTTCGGCGGACAGATTTCCGCGCCATTGCTCGCGAGCTATCTCGTCGATCACTTCCTGTGGTCGTCGGTGTTTCTTGTGGTGGTGCCGATTGCGCTCGCCGGGGCCTTCGCCTCGTGGCTGTTCATTCCCGACTTCCGTGAGCGCTTGCGCGACGAGGGCGAATTCGAGATGCGCGGCATCGTATTCTTCGCGGCAGGCGTGCTGTTCGTCGAGGTGATGATGCAGCGCTCGCGCTTCGATTTCTTCTCCAATCCGCTGCATCTGCTCGAACTGTGTCTCGTTGGCGCCGTCTGCGCAATCGGCTACATGTGGCATCAGTACTCGCATCACAAGCCGCTCATCGACTTTCGCGTGCTGGTGCGCAACCCCGTCTACGTGCTCGGATTGGGCGGGTACGCCGTGTATTACTTCTTCTCGTATTCGACGTCGTATCTGTTCCCGATCTACATGCAGCAGGGGCTGAACTGGAGCGTGGAGCACACGGGGTACCTGCAGGCCGTCGCCTCCGTGACCAGTCTGGTCGTGGCGGTGCTGTACACGCTGGCGCGCCCGAAGTTCGTGCAGCTCAAGCCGTTCGTGCTGCTCGGCTACCTGTGTCTGTTGGGATACGCCTTTCTGCTGTCGCAGAGTTATCAGGGCGTGTCGAGCGCGTGGCTGATTCTGCCGATGGTCCTGAGCGGGCTCGGCGGGGTGTTCGCCATGATTCCCATTGCCGAGTTGACGTTTCGCGGTATGGACGAATACGTTTTCCAGCACGGCTATCAGACGAAGAATATCGTGCGTCAACTGGTCAGCTCGATGTCGGTGTCCATGATGGCCGTGTTGATGCAGGACCGTCAGGCTGTCTTCATGCATCAGCTCACCCCCGCGATGACGCCGCTCAACCCCGCCTACAACGCGGCCGTCTCACAGGCACAGCAGACGTTCGCGGCAAGTGTCGATCCGGCCACCGCCGCGCACATGGCGTCCGCGTGGGTGGGCAGCCTCGCCTCGCAGCAGGCGCTGGTGCTCTCGTGCGTGAACGTCTTCTTCGGATTCGCGTGTCTGGCGGCGTTCTGCGCCCTGTTCATGGCGGTGCAGCGCCGTCTTGGGTGA
- a CDS encoding YbeD family protein: MTTEEKKSLIDFPCVFPIKVMGHAQDGFAQAIVELLREFDAQFDAAKVEMRPSSSGKYLGLTVTVRAHSQAHLDDIYRKLTSHPMVKVVL, from the coding sequence ATGACGACGGAAGAGAAGAAGAGCCTGATCGACTTTCCGTGCGTCTTTCCGATCAAGGTAATGGGCCATGCGCAGGACGGTTTTGCGCAGGCCATCGTGGAACTGCTGCGTGAGTTCGACGCGCAGTTCGACGCCGCCAAGGTGGAGATGCGGCCGTCGAGTTCCGGCAAGTACCTCGGCCTGACCGTCACGGTGCGCGCGCACTCCCAAGCGCACCTCGACGATATCTATCGCAAGCTGACCAGCCACCCGATGGTCAAGGTGGTGCTGTAG
- a CDS encoding (2Fe-2S) ferredoxin domain-containing protein, translating into MTTLSQYYKHHVFFCLNQREAGADRPSCANCNAQSMQEYAKKKVKQLGLAGPGQVRVNKAGCLDRCEQGPVVVIYPEGTWYTYIDETDIDEIVEKHLAQGEIVERLLID; encoded by the coding sequence ATGACAACCCTCTCGCAGTACTACAAGCATCACGTGTTTTTCTGCCTCAATCAGCGTGAAGCGGGCGCCGATCGTCCGTCGTGCGCGAACTGCAATGCGCAGTCGATGCAGGAATACGCCAAGAAAAAGGTCAAGCAGCTCGGGCTCGCCGGTCCCGGCCAGGTGCGCGTGAACAAGGCCGGGTGCCTGGATCGCTGCGAACAGGGTCCGGTCGTGGTGATCTATCCCGAAGGGACCTGGTACACGTACATCGACGAAACCGACATCGACGAGATCGTCGAGAAGCATCTGGCGCAAGGCGAAATCGTCGAGCGTCTGCTGATCGACTGA
- a CDS encoding alpha/beta hydrolase, translated as MNAQTERFTIDGPVGAIEIAIDRPAGAPDSLRGITLVAHPHPLFGGTLDNKVAQTLARAFVQLGYAVVRPNFRGVGKSAGEHDKGIGERDDLLAVIAWMRRQPGWETLPLALAGFSFGTFVLSHVAKTLEDAGTPAQRLVFVGTAASNWDVATVPADTLVIHGEKDDTVPLQSVLDWARPQTLPVVVIPGGEHFFHGLLPLLKQIVVDAWRH; from the coding sequence ATGAACGCTCAGACCGAACGCTTCACCATCGACGGCCCCGTCGGTGCCATCGAAATCGCCATCGACCGCCCGGCCGGAGCGCCGGACAGTCTGCGCGGCATCACCCTTGTGGCGCACCCGCATCCGCTGTTCGGCGGCACGCTCGACAACAAGGTCGCGCAGACGCTGGCGCGTGCCTTCGTGCAACTCGGCTACGCCGTGGTGCGCCCGAACTTCCGCGGCGTGGGCAAATCGGCGGGCGAGCACGACAAGGGAATCGGCGAGCGCGACGATCTGCTCGCCGTCATCGCATGGATGCGCCGGCAACCCGGCTGGGAGACGCTCCCGCTTGCGCTCGCGGGATTCTCGTTCGGCACGTTCGTCCTCTCGCACGTGGCCAAAACGCTGGAAGATGCGGGCACGCCCGCGCAACGTCTGGTGTTCGTCGGCACGGCCGCGAGCAACTGGGACGTGGCCACGGTGCCGGCCGACACTCTCGTCATCCACGGCGAGAAGGACGACACGGTGCCGCTGCAATCGGTGCTCGACTGGGCGCGGCCGCAGACCTTGCCCGTCGTGGTAATCCCCGGCGGCGAGCATTTCTTCCACGGCTTGTTGCCCCTGCTGAAACAGATCGTGGTCGACGCGTGGCGTCATTGA
- a CDS encoding D-amino acid aminotransferase produces MNNPTVWLNGELIPLSDAKISVLDRGFLFGDGIYEVVPVYHGKPFRLAQHLDRLERSLAEIRIANPYTRAEWEALFARLSATCAADPHSVYVQVTRGVAPRQHTFPKDVTPTVFGIATPLALPSREKVEQGVGAVTHEDRRWLNCHIKSTSLLGNVLMAQYAADHDVQETIQFRDAMLTEASSSNVWVVKHGAMAAPQRDNRILEGIRYGALEALARECGIPFEERAVSEAEVRDADELLITSATKEVLAVVTLDGKPVGDGKPGPVFRALYAAYQRAKEAL; encoded by the coding sequence ATGAATAACCCCACCGTCTGGCTCAATGGCGAGTTGATTCCGCTCTCCGACGCGAAGATTTCGGTCCTCGACCGAGGTTTCCTCTTCGGCGACGGCATCTACGAAGTCGTGCCGGTCTATCACGGCAAGCCGTTCCGTCTCGCACAGCACCTCGACCGCCTTGAGCGCAGTCTCGCGGAGATTCGCATCGCCAATCCGTACACGCGTGCCGAATGGGAAGCGCTGTTCGCACGCCTGTCCGCCACGTGCGCAGCCGATCCGCACAGTGTCTACGTGCAGGTCACGCGTGGTGTCGCGCCCCGTCAGCATACGTTCCCGAAGGACGTGACGCCGACGGTGTTCGGTATCGCCACGCCGCTTGCGCTGCCCAGCCGCGAGAAGGTGGAGCAGGGCGTCGGGGCGGTCACGCATGAAGACCGCCGCTGGCTGAACTGTCACATCAAGTCGACGTCGCTGCTGGGTAACGTACTGATGGCGCAATACGCGGCCGATCACGACGTGCAGGAAACGATCCAGTTCCGCGACGCGATGCTGACCGAGGCGTCGTCGAGCAACGTGTGGGTCGTCAAGCACGGTGCAATGGCCGCCCCGCAGCGCGATAATCGAATTCTCGAAGGCATTCGGTACGGTGCGCTCGAAGCGCTGGCGCGGGAGTGCGGTATCCCGTTCGAGGAGCGTGCGGTGAGCGAAGCGGAAGTGCGCGACGCCGACGAACTGCTCATCACGTCGGCCACGAAGGAAGTGCTGGCGGTGGTCACGCTCGACGGCAAGCCGGTGGGCGACGGCAAGCCGGGCCCCGTCTTCCGTGCGCTTTATGCGGCGTATCAACGCGCCAAGGAGGCACTATGA
- a CDS encoding transcriptional regulator GcvA, with translation MDLRRLPNLSALRAFEAAARLESFSRAAEELFVTHGAISHQIRSLEQELGTTLFARNGKRISITPAGRQYATAIRAALTDIAQATRKLQAGTRSERRLVLTTMPSFASRWLTPRIGRFIDRHPELEVELRCSAQLTDFERDDVDVALRMGKGNWPGLHIEKVLDDVFFPACSPTYNDGKLPQTADDFRACTLLRSQDEPWAPWFASAGFDLPEPMQGMMYEDSGMLSQAAIVGQGVALVRRSLAVGDIMAGRLVRLSDVDTPCGWDYFFVCPPAVLETQRVQAFRTWFLEEVAAFDLVKDTRRRPAQPSRAALAAGMAATAGEMTTHAQLGLDPGAPADDGAPTHA, from the coding sequence ATGGATCTTCGGAGACTTCCCAACCTGAGTGCCTTGCGCGCGTTTGAAGCGGCAGCCCGCCTCGAAAGCTTTTCACGTGCGGCCGAGGAATTATTCGTCACGCATGGCGCCATCAGCCATCAGATTCGCTCGCTGGAGCAGGAGCTGGGCACTACGCTCTTCGCCCGCAACGGCAAGCGCATCAGCATCACGCCGGCGGGACGCCAGTACGCCACCGCGATCCGTGCCGCGCTCACGGACATTGCGCAGGCGACCCGCAAGCTGCAAGCGGGCACGCGCAGCGAGCGGCGTCTGGTGCTCACCACCATGCCATCGTTCGCGAGCCGTTGGCTCACGCCTCGCATCGGCCGGTTCATCGACCGCCATCCGGAACTGGAGGTGGAACTGCGATGCAGCGCGCAACTGACCGATTTCGAGCGCGACGACGTCGACGTCGCGTTGCGCATGGGTAAGGGAAACTGGCCGGGGCTTCATATCGAAAAAGTGCTCGACGACGTGTTCTTCCCCGCATGCAGCCCGACCTACAACGATGGCAAGTTGCCGCAAACGGCCGACGACTTCCGCGCATGCACCCTGCTGCGCTCGCAAGACGAACCGTGGGCGCCCTGGTTCGCGAGTGCGGGCTTCGATCTGCCCGAGCCGATGCAGGGCATGATGTATGAAGATTCGGGGATGCTTTCTCAGGCGGCCATCGTCGGTCAGGGCGTGGCGCTAGTCAGACGTTCGCTGGCGGTCGGCGACATCATGGCAGGGCGTCTGGTGCGCCTGTCGGACGTCGATACGCCATGCGGCTGGGATTACTTCTTCGTGTGTCCGCCCGCGGTGCTGGAGACGCAGCGCGTTCAGGCGTTCAGAACATGGTTTCTGGAGGAAGTCGCGGCGTTCGACCTGGTGAAGGATACCCGGCGGCGCCCCGCCCAGCCGAGCCGTGCAGCGCTCGCCGCAGGCATGGCTGCAACGGCCGGGGAGATGACGACGCACGCACAACTGGGCCTGGACCCCGGTGCGCCGGCCGACGATGGCGCGCCAACGCATGCATGA
- a CDS encoding DUF2917 domain-containing protein: protein MQNNLTKVQYFYGLRPGEVITLDLHHEHTLVARGASVWVTRAGDPRDYWLAPGQRLAVEPGRRYWVSSEEAAEAELEREVAHRFPLLRVLRKWLAGRRAAREANSCTAAA from the coding sequence ATGCAAAACAATTTGACAAAGGTTCAGTACTTCTACGGTCTTCGCCCGGGCGAAGTGATCACGCTCGATCTGCATCATGAGCATACGCTGGTCGCGCGCGGCGCGTCGGTCTGGGTGACGCGGGCGGGCGATCCGCGCGATTACTGGCTCGCACCGGGCCAGCGCCTTGCCGTCGAGCCGGGACGCCGCTACTGGGTGTCTTCGGAGGAAGCCGCCGAAGCGGAGCTGGAACGCGAAGTGGCCCACCGTTTCCCGCTGCTACGTGTGCTTCGCAAGTGGCTGGCCGGTCGTCGCGCCGCCCGGGAAGCCAACTCCTGCACGGCGGCCGCCTGA
- a CDS encoding DMT family transporter, with protein MRQVLPPATLPSSPVPNPQAEERLGRFLMIAAMVISGTIGYFVLMSGQPALNVVFFRCLIGALSLCVWCAYRGYWRGFRMARWQVVNVALGAITLVSNWYFLFTAYKLTSVGITTVVYNVQPFLLVLASVVVTRERPSLATMGCLGAAFAGLVILAEPGGAHGAGYLLGVASALAAASLYAATTLFTKKLAGTIRPEIIAALHMVIGAVVFVWMADFGHLPSAPREVGAIVTLGLFHTTFMYLLLYGAFQKASTSSLAVFGFVYPVVAVAVDFLAFGIVLHPTQWLGGVMILLAAGWYARGLGAAPVKPTR; from the coding sequence ATGAGACAAGTTTTGCCCCCCGCCACACTGCCGTCTTCCCCTGTGCCGAATCCGCAAGCCGAGGAGCGCCTCGGGCGTTTTCTGATGATCGCCGCCATGGTGATCTCGGGAACGATCGGCTACTTCGTGCTGATGTCTGGACAGCCTGCCCTGAACGTGGTGTTTTTTCGCTGCCTGATCGGCGCGCTCAGTCTGTGCGTGTGGTGCGCGTATCGCGGCTACTGGCGCGGCTTTCGCATGGCGCGCTGGCAGGTCGTCAACGTCGCTCTCGGGGCGATCACGCTGGTCTCGAACTGGTATTTCCTGTTCACCGCCTACAAGTTGACGTCGGTGGGCATTACGACCGTCGTCTATAACGTGCAGCCGTTCTTGCTGGTCCTCGCGAGCGTCGTCGTCACGCGTGAGCGGCCGTCGCTTGCCACGATGGGATGCCTTGGCGCGGCGTTTGCCGGACTGGTGATTCTGGCCGAGCCCGGTGGCGCGCATGGTGCCGGGTACCTGCTTGGCGTGGCGAGCGCGCTGGCGGCCGCATCGCTTTACGCCGCCACGACGCTCTTCACCAAGAAGCTCGCCGGCACGATCCGTCCCGAGATCATCGCCGCGCTGCATATGGTGATCGGCGCGGTCGTTTTCGTCTGGATGGCGGATTTCGGGCATTTGCCGTCGGCGCCGCGCGAAGTCGGCGCTATCGTGACACTGGGCCTTTTCCACACGACCTTCATGTACCTGTTGCTGTACGGCGCGTTTCAGAAGGCGTCGACGTCGAGCCTTGCCGTATTCGGCTTCGTCTATCCGGTCGTCGCCGTCGCTGTCGACTTTCTCGCGTTCGGCATCGTGTTGCATCCCACGCAGTGGCTCGGCGGTGTGATGATTCTGCTGGCGGCGGGATGGTATGCGCGCGGGCTGGGCGCCGCGCCCGTAAAGCCGACGCGTTGA
- a CDS encoding ABC-type transport auxiliary lipoprotein family protein — protein MTEPTGSIETSKARLLGANRQGRFAVWRYCAWRAVAGTCVRGAAKRMAAALGVAFGTAVLVAGCAAPSPSASLARFDLGPPTMPASALAASDTQNHASGVNAPASEVVAAGAPSLSPLKVVVNAPSWLDSDMIYYRLPVSEGDQARVYANSRWLSSPVRLFGDRLRAALSVDRVVLAAGDPAAAPALRVEIEEFAQYFDSTSASHGVVQVRATLFDGPKLLAQTTLRGQAPAATADAAGGAKALATASDTVQRQLIQWLAGRVPMPSATTRAPAQTRALPALSSPGAAAPSR, from the coding sequence ATGACTGAGCCGACTGGATCGATCGAGACGAGCAAGGCGAGGCTCCTCGGTGCGAATCGCCAAGGCCGCTTCGCCGTGTGGCGATACTGTGCGTGGCGCGCGGTTGCCGGCACGTGCGTTCGCGGTGCTGCAAAACGGATGGCGGCCGCGCTTGGTGTCGCGTTCGGTACGGCGGTGCTGGTGGCGGGCTGTGCGGCACCGTCGCCGTCGGCCTCACTGGCACGGTTCGACCTCGGGCCGCCCACAATGCCTGCGTCGGCCCTTGCCGCATCGGACACGCAAAACCATGCGAGCGGCGTGAATGCCCCGGCCTCGGAAGTCGTTGCCGCCGGTGCCCCGAGCCTGTCGCCGCTGAAGGTCGTGGTCAACGCGCCCAGTTGGCTCGACTCCGACATGATCTATTACCGTCTGCCCGTCAGCGAAGGCGATCAGGCGCGCGTGTACGCGAACAGCCGTTGGTTGTCCTCGCCGGTACGGCTGTTCGGCGATCGCCTGCGGGCCGCGTTGTCCGTCGACCGCGTGGTACTGGCGGCCGGTGACCCGGCCGCGGCACCCGCGCTGCGGGTGGAAATCGAGGAGTTCGCGCAATACTTCGACAGCACCTCGGCAAGCCACGGTGTCGTTCAGGTGCGCGCGACGCTGTTCGACGGGCCGAAGCTGCTCGCCCAGACGACGCTGCGCGGGCAGGCGCCTGCCGCCACAGCCGATGCGGCGGGCGGTGCAAAAGCGCTTGCGACCGCCAGCGATACCGTGCAACGGCAACTGATTCAGTGGCTCGCCGGGCGCGTGCCCATGCCGTCGGCCACGACTCGTGCGCCTGCGCAAACGCGCGCATTGCCCGCCTTGTCCTCGCCGGGTGCAGCGGCGCCTTCGCGATAG
- the lipB gene encoding lipoyl(octanoyl) transferase LipB yields the protein MTSPIEVCWRGTEDYATSFDAMRAYTDTRGPNGPDQLWIVQHPPVYTLGLAGDPAHLLVANTGIPLVKVDRGGQITYHGPGQVVVYLLVDLRRRKLGVREMVRLIEQAVIDTLGAYNLDVERRAGAPGIYVSQGNGTAAHAGAKIAALGLKIRNGCSYHGVSLNVAMDLRPFDWINPCGYAGLQTVDMATLGVAPRWDEVAARLARQLGQHLEQHPATTDVAPQAGNDPAASANAAA from the coding sequence ATGACCTCCCCGATCGAAGTTTGCTGGCGCGGCACGGAAGACTACGCCACATCGTTCGACGCCATGCGCGCGTACACCGACACGCGTGGCCCGAATGGCCCCGACCAGCTTTGGATCGTCCAGCATCCGCCCGTCTACACGCTCGGACTCGCCGGCGATCCCGCTCACCTGCTCGTTGCCAACACCGGAATTCCGCTCGTCAAGGTCGACCGCGGCGGGCAGATCACCTATCACGGGCCCGGCCAGGTGGTGGTTTACCTGCTCGTGGACCTGCGCCGCCGCAAGCTGGGCGTGCGCGAAATGGTGCGCCTGATCGAGCAGGCGGTGATCGATACCCTTGGAGCGTATAATCTCGACGTTGAGCGCCGGGCCGGCGCGCCGGGCATCTACGTGAGCCAGGGCAACGGCACCGCAGCGCACGCCGGCGCGAAGATCGCTGCGCTCGGATTGAAAATCCGCAACGGATGCAGTTATCACGGCGTGTCCCTGAACGTCGCGATGGATCTGCGACCGTTCGACTGGATCAACCCGTGCGGTTACGCCGGTTTGCAAACCGTAGACATGGCCACGCTCGGCGTGGCTCCCCGCTGGGATGAAGTGGCCGCGCGACTGGCGCGGCAACTCGGTCAACACCTCGAACAGCACCCCGCGACGACCGATGTCGCGCCGCAGGCCGGTAACGATCCGGCCGCAAGCGCAAACGCCGCCGCCTGA
- a CDS encoding D-alanyl-D-alanine carboxypeptidase family protein: MKFNASLSRAAVAAAIVACGSLATLPARAQQIPPPPMTAKAWAIVDVTSGQVLAAGDPDARVEPASLTKIMTTYLVFEALRDKRISWEQTVIPGESVRKVGRDESRTFIEAGKPVSVHDLVYGMIVQSGNDASIALAELVGGSQPGFVELMNRAAQRMGLKNTHYTNVDGLTDPQHYTTVADIATLSTRMIQDFPEYYKVYSEKSFTYNNIRQPNRNRLLYLDPTVDGLKTGHTKEAGYCLVSTASRPLPGAPGVNRRVLSVVVGEPTERARVQDSLSALNYAYQNFDTLRVYGANQVVATPKVWKGKDSELKIGVKKDTFITVPKGVADKIKPQLELREPLIAPIANGAQVGTVKVMADGKQLAEFPVVALNDVAQASFIGRAWDALRLMFVKK, encoded by the coding sequence ATGAAATTCAACGCTTCGCTGTCCCGTGCCGCCGTCGCCGCGGCGATTGTCGCTTGTGGCTCGCTTGCTACGCTTCCCGCCCGTGCTCAACAGATCCCGCCGCCGCCGATGACGGCCAAGGCGTGGGCCATCGTCGACGTGACCAGCGGCCAGGTGCTCGCCGCCGGCGATCCGGACGCCCGCGTTGAGCCGGCGTCGCTCACGAAGATCATGACGACGTATCTGGTCTTCGAAGCCCTTCGCGACAAACGTATCTCGTGGGAACAGACCGTCATTCCGGGCGAATCGGTTCGCAAGGTGGGGCGCGACGAATCGCGCACCTTCATCGAGGCTGGCAAGCCGGTCTCGGTGCACGACCTGGTGTACGGCATGATCGTCCAGTCGGGTAACGACGCGTCCATCGCGCTGGCCGAGCTCGTCGGCGGCTCACAGCCGGGATTCGTGGAACTGATGAACCGTGCGGCGCAGCGCATGGGCCTGAAGAACACCCACTACACGAACGTCGACGGTCTGACCGACCCGCAGCACTACACGACCGTGGCGGATATCGCCACGCTGTCGACGCGCATGATTCAGGACTTCCCCGAGTACTACAAGGTCTATTCGGAGAAGAGCTTCACGTACAACAACATCCGCCAGCCCAACCGTAACCGCCTGCTGTATCTCGATCCGACGGTCGATGGTCTGAAGACCGGCCACACGAAGGAAGCCGGGTACTGCCTCGTGTCGACGGCGTCGCGCCCGCTGCCCGGCGCCCCGGGCGTGAACCGCCGCGTGCTCTCGGTGGTCGTGGGCGAGCCGACTGAACGCGCGCGCGTGCAGGACAGCCTCTCGGCCTTGAACTACGCGTATCAGAACTTCGACACGCTGCGCGTGTACGGCGCCAATCAGGTCGTGGCCACGCCCAAAGTGTGGAAGGGCAAGGACAGCGAGCTGAAGATCGGCGTGAAGAAGGACACCTTCATCACCGTGCCGAAGGGCGTGGCCGACAAGATCAAGCCGCAGCTCGAACTGCGTGAGCCCCTGATCGCCCCGATCGCGAACGGCGCACAGGTCGGCACCGTCAAGGTCATGGCGGACGGCAAGCAACTTGCGGAATTTCCGGTCGTGGCGTTGAACGACGTGGCGCAAGCCAGCTTCATCGGCCGTGCATGGGACGCCCTGCGTCTGATGTTCGTGAAGAAGTGA
- a CDS encoding VanZ family protein yields MAEQDIKPWQRRASPLTRQALLCLILLIAYASLYPFEFQRAAVGPFDYLFAPLPRWMTMFDVVTNVLGYMPLGTLTVLALHPAWRGTRAVLAAFLLGAMLSCGMEALQTYLPTRVASNVDLATNALGALIGGAVAVPLTSPLLDRGWLRHLRFAWFERHASLLLVLLALWPWAQAYPQQFLFGDGDLVRQIWLWQDPDVTDLVLDWVPRLGQLQDYLSELDAVASHALWETVVTASGTVLAGLLATLAMRRSAPRVPLLCAMFISAFAIKAIASAWQFSPSQAFDWVTAGAIYGLVIGTLVLMLAGRGPRALRGAMALAALVVLLVFVNLLPANPYYEAALQSWRQGQYVHFNVLARWLAWTWPYLVLIYLLAMFDPSHRGPARSVGKQR; encoded by the coding sequence ATGGCTGAGCAGGACATCAAACCCTGGCAACGACGCGCTTCTCCGCTAACGCGTCAGGCATTGTTGTGCCTGATTCTGCTGATCGCCTACGCAAGTCTTTACCCGTTCGAATTTCAACGCGCCGCGGTCGGCCCGTTCGACTATCTGTTCGCGCCCCTGCCTCGCTGGATGACGATGTTCGACGTCGTCACCAACGTGCTGGGGTACATGCCGCTGGGCACGTTGACGGTGCTTGCATTGCACCCGGCATGGCGCGGCACACGTGCAGTACTCGCGGCATTCCTGCTCGGCGCAATGCTCTCGTGCGGCATGGAGGCGTTGCAGACGTATCTGCCCACGCGTGTCGCGTCGAACGTGGATCTCGCGACGAACGCCCTCGGTGCGCTCATCGGCGGCGCGGTGGCCGTGCCGCTCACGAGCCCGCTGCTCGACCGTGGCTGGCTCAGGCATCTGCGCTTCGCGTGGTTCGAGCGCCATGCGAGTCTTCTGCTCGTGCTGCTGGCGCTGTGGCCATGGGCGCAGGCGTATCCGCAGCAATTTCTCTTCGGTGACGGCGATCTCGTGCGTCAGATCTGGCTCTGGCAGGATCCGGACGTCACCGATCTGGTGCTCGACTGGGTTCCCAGGCTCGGTCAGTTACAGGACTATCTGTCCGAGCTCGATGCCGTGGCCAGTCACGCGTTATGGGAGACGGTCGTGACCGCCAGTGGCACGGTACTGGCCGGGCTGCTCGCCACGCTGGCGATGCGACGCTCTGCCCCGCGCGTGCCGTTGCTGTGCGCGATGTTCATCAGCGCATTCGCGATCAAGGCAATCGCTTCGGCGTGGCAATTCTCGCCCTCGCAGGCGTTCGACTGGGTGACGGCCGGGGCGATCTACGGACTGGTCATCGGCACCCTCGTGCTCATGCTGGCAGGGCGCGGGCCACGTGCGCTGCGCGGCGCAATGGCGCTCGCGGCGCTCGTGGTGCTGCTGGTCTTCGTCAACCTGCTGCCCGCGAACCCGTATTACGAGGCGGCGCTTCAATCGTGGCGCCAGGGTCAGTATGTCCACTTCAACGTGCTGGCGCGTTGGCTCGCCTGGACGTGGCCCTATCTTGTACTGATCTATCTGCTCGCGATGTTCGATCCGAGTCATCGCGGCCCCGCGCGCAGCGTCGGAAAACAGCGCTGA